In Dromiciops gliroides isolate mDroGli1 chromosome 4, mDroGli1.pri, whole genome shotgun sequence, one DNA window encodes the following:
- the PSMB8 gene encoding proteasome subunit beta type-8, protein MALLELCRAPWGRQVSCGTGSGHRQDPGHYSFSLRTPQLAVPRGLQPPEFLRSLEADAAHQVRIEMAHGTTTLAFKFQHGVVVAVDSRASAGNYIATLHVNKVIEINPYLLGTMSGCAADCQYWERLLAKECRLYRLRNGERISVSAASKLLSNMMCQYRGMGLSMGSMICGWDKKGPGLYYVDENGTRLSGTMFSTGSGNSYAYGVLDSGYRPDLSPEEAYALGRRAIVHATHRDSYSGGFVNMYHMKEEGWVKVESSDVSNLFHEYLETQG, encoded by the exons ATGGCGCTACTCGAATTGTGCAGGGCTCCCTGGGGGCGTCAGGTCTCGTGTGGTACGGGGAGTGGACACCGCCAAGATCCCGGGCACTACAGCTTCTCCCTGCGGACCCCGCAACTGGCCGTCCCACGCGGGCTGCAG cctcctgAGTTCCTGCGTTCCCTGGAGGCAGATGCTGCCCATCAAGTCCGAATTGAGATGGCCCATGGTACCACCACTCTAGCCTTCAAGTTCCAGCACGGTGTGGTTGTGGCAGTGGATTCCCGGGCCTCGGCCGGGAATTATATTG CCACTCTGCATGTGAACAAAGTCATTGAGATTAATCCTTACCTTCTGGGCACCATGTCAGGCTGTGCTGCTGACTGTCAATACTGGGAGCGTCTCTTGGCCAAAGAGTGTAG GTTGTACCGCCTTAGGAATGGGGAGCGCATCTCTGTGTCTGCTGCTTCTAAGTTGCTGTCCAACATGATGTGCCAGTACCGAGGCATGGGGCTGTCCATGGGCAGTATGATCTGTGGTTGGGACAAAAAG GGCCCTGGATTATATTATGTGGATGAAAATGGGACAAGACTCTCAGGGACTATGTTTTCCACGGGCAGTGGCAACAGTTATGCCTATGGAGTTCTGGACAGTGGCTACAGGCCTGACCTCAGCCCTGAGGAAGCTTATGCCCTTGGCCGGAGGGCCATCGTCCATGCCACCCACCGTGATAGCTACTCTGGGGGGTTTGTCAATA TGTACCACATGAAGGAGGAGGGCTGGGTGAAGGTGGAAAGTTCAGATGTCAGTAACCTATTCCATGAGTACTTGGAGACCCAGGGGTGA